The following are encoded in a window of Psilocybe cubensis strain MGC-MH-2018 chromosome 4, whole genome shotgun sequence genomic DNA:
- a CDS encoding Purine permease — MSTPYVQEQPQAIAPPAVASSSRFGPLKERAARLKKKVTTKQGWIGDYDYAWLCSPRLPFMKQSDRAPPFYALDTDLPLVLAISSGLQHALAMLAGLITPPIIFASALNLDAETSAYMISASLIGCGIMSLVQMSRIHLFKGYYLGTGLITVVGTSFATLSTANAIFDAMYKDGTCPSTVGPNGALIRGPCPDAYGMVLGTSLVCSFLEIFMSFCSPKVLKRIFPPLVTGTVILMIGASLIGESGMANWGGGSNNCKDRPDSGIFQLCPTIFAPRPLPWGSPEFIGLGFLSFSTIILTEIFGSPFLKNISIIVGLVVGCIVAGATGYMSDSTIKSAPAITFLWVHTFKLRVYAPAILPMMAVYVSLAMEAIGDITASAEVSRQEVVGDVFDSRIQGGILGDGISGFMSALFTVTPLSTFAQNNGVIAITRCANRGAGRWCCFFLILFGVLGKLSGVLLAIPNPVLGGVTTFLFANVAASGVRVISNVQFQRRERFILSAALAFGFGNLLRHDIFRHLFDGVANPNKGLQGLFDSITIVLSTPFLAAGLVAAILNLLIPQEPKELIPDESSVEEVDVESQDEKKH; from the exons ATGTCGACACCATACGTACAGGAGCAGCCTCAGGCTATTGCACCTCCAGCTGttgcttcttcctctcgaTTTGGCCCACTAAAGGAGAGGGCAGCCcgtttgaagaagaaagttaCCACCAAGCAAGGTTGGATCGGTGATTACGACTATGCCTG GTTATGCTCCCCTAGATTGCCGTTTATGAAGCAGTCGGACAGAGCTCCGCCATTCTATGCACTCGATACCGACCTCCCTCTCGTCCTTGCTATATCAAGCGGTCTTCAGCATGCTCTTGCCATGTTAGCTGGTCTCATCACGCCCCCTATCATCTTCGCTTCTGCTCTCAACTTGGATGCTGAGACGTCAGCATACATGATTTCAGCATCACTCATTGGCTGCG GCATCATGAGTCTTGTGCAAATGTCCCGGATACATCTTTTCAAAGGCTACTACTTGGGCACTGGGCTTATTACGGTTGTTGGGACAAGTTTCGCCACGCTCTCAACGGCAAATGCG ATTTTCGACGCCATGTACAAGGATGGAACATGTCCCTCAACAGTAGGTCCTAACGGTGCTCTGATTCGAGGTCCATGCCCTGATGCATACGGAATGGTTCTTG GAACGTCACTTGTTTGCTCATTCCTCGAAATCTTCATGTCATTCTGCTCCCCCAAAGTCCTTAAACGCATATTCCCCCCTCTCGTTACTG GAACCGTCATTCTCATGATAGGCGCTTCGCTCATCGGAGAATCTGGAATGGCAAACTGGGGAGGAGGTTCCAACAATTGTAAAGACCGTCCCGATAGCGGTATTTTCCAGCTGTGCCCCACAATCTTCGCACCGAGGCCACTTCC CTGGGGATCACCAGAATTCATCGGTCTCGGCTTCCTCTCGTTCTCCACCATCATACTGACCGAAATATTTGGAtcacctttcctcaagaacatcagcatcatcgtCGGTCTTGTGGTTGGATGCATCGTAGCGGGTGCTACAGGCTACATGAGTGATTCTACAATCAAGAGTGCTCCTGCAATCACTTTCCTATGGGTGCATACTTTCAAGCTTCGGGTTTACGCTCCTGCAATTCTCCCTATGATGGCTGTCTATG TGTCCCTCGCAATGGAAGCCATTGGTGACATTACTGCTTCGGCCGAGGTTTCCCGTCAGGAGGTCGTCGGAGACGTATTCGACTCCCGAATTCAAGGTGGCATTCTCGGCGATGGAATTAGCGGCTTCATGTCAGCTCTTTTCACTGTAACACCCCTCTCAACTTTCGCCCAGAATAACGGAGTTATCGCCATCACCCGATGCGCCAATCGTGGTGCAGGACGTTGGTGCTGCTTCTTCCTAATCCTTTTCGGCGTCCTTGGCAAACTCTCTGGCGTTTTACTCGCGATTCCCAACCCTGTTCTTGGAGGCGTGACGACTTTCCTCTTTGCTAACGTCGCCGCGTCGGGCGTCCGCGTCATTTCCAATGTGCAGTTCCAGAGGAGAGAACGCTTTATCCTTTCTGCGGCATTGGCATTTGGATTCGGAAACCTGTTGCGCCATGATATTTTCAGGCATCTCTTTGACGGTGTAGCCAATCCAAACAAGGGTCTTCAAGGCTTGTTTGACTCCATCACCATTGTCCTTAGCACACCTT TCCTTGCTGCAGGTCTTGTTGCTGCCATTCTCAATCTTCTTATTCCACAAGAGCCGAAGGAACTCATACCAGATGAATCCTCGGTTGAAGAAGTAGATGTCGAATCCCAAGATGAAAAGAAACACTAA